One region of Chlorogloeopsis sp. ULAP01 genomic DNA includes:
- a CDS encoding tetratricopeptide repeat protein — protein sequence MDSLFVSSLLEALKNPDETVRDQATKKLWRLWYQQKGIYGLEMIERSQKLMDSGYIDEAEALLTQLTHEQRDFAEAWNRRAYLYYSIGKYEKSLADCLVTIQINPFHFGALHGLGLCYAALGEYSKAVAAFRRALAIQPYSLVNQKLILECLLRLS from the coding sequence ATGGATTCTTTATTTGTCAGTTCCTTACTTGAAGCATTGAAAAATCCCGACGAAACAGTACGCGATCAAGCAACAAAAAAACTTTGGCGTCTGTGGTACCAACAAAAGGGAATATATGGCTTGGAGATGATTGAACGCAGCCAAAAACTGATGGATTCAGGGTATATAGACGAGGCAGAAGCGTTGCTAACCCAACTAACCCACGAGCAACGAGACTTTGCTGAAGCCTGGAATCGACGTGCTTACCTTTACTATAGCATCGGTAAATATGAAAAATCTTTAGCAGATTGTTTAGTAACAATTCAGATTAATCCATTCCATTTCGGCGCACTTCATGGGTTAGGCTTGTGTTATGCTGCACTCGGAGAATATTCTAAAGCGGTTGCGGCTTTTCGTCGTGCCTTAGCAATTCAACCATACTCCTTAGTCAATCAAAAATTAATTCTCGAATGTCTGCTCCGATTGAGTTAA
- a CDS encoding GTP cyclohydrolase II — MPKQNSVSRHIVLTSHPSSVGPKPIPIKWGAREPMERGPVIATLTKQAHRNVIGTHSGSYAVYRALAVARGVLQSDHRADLTNTSPVEHIGPHPSWFDPDKIVSLDPFGAIVGEVFTSYYEQGYDIRPTIAITKAHINMPELQEAVAKGRLVIDGKIMKSGGDLVVTKAAIEPVWYLPGIAKRFQITEGDLRRALFEQTGGMFPELVTRSDLEVFLPPIGGVTVYILGDITAITDPNKPLAVRVHDECNGSDVFGSDICTCRPYLVHGIEVCVQTAQEGGAGVIIYCRKEGRALGEVTKFLVYNARKRQEGGDRADAYFERTECVAGIQDMRFQELMPDVLHWLGITRIDRMVSMSNMKYNAITEAGIEIVERIPIPEELIPQDARVEIEAKKAAGYYTTGEVLDSNGLGSVKGRSLTD, encoded by the coding sequence ATGCCAAAGCAAAACAGCGTTTCCAGGCATATTGTTCTCACTTCCCATCCCAGTAGCGTTGGCCCCAAACCAATACCTATCAAATGGGGTGCAAGGGAGCCAATGGAAAGAGGCCCCGTCATCGCCACGTTGACAAAGCAAGCACATCGTAATGTAATTGGCACCCATTCTGGTAGTTATGCAGTTTACCGTGCCTTAGCCGTGGCAAGGGGTGTACTACAGTCTGATCACAGGGCAGATCTCACCAATACCTCACCAGTAGAGCATATTGGGCCGCATCCAAGTTGGTTTGATCCTGACAAGATTGTCTCCCTCGATCCCTTTGGAGCAATTGTCGGCGAGGTGTTTACATCCTATTACGAACAGGGATATGATATTCGCCCCACGATCGCCATTACCAAAGCGCACATTAATATGCCCGAACTGCAAGAAGCGGTGGCAAAGGGGCGTTTAGTAATAGATGGCAAAATTATGAAATCTGGGGGTGATTTGGTAGTCACCAAAGCTGCGATTGAGCCAGTTTGGTATTTGCCGGGAATTGCCAAACGCTTCCAAATTACAGAAGGGGATTTGCGCCGTGCTCTATTTGAACAAACTGGAGGAATGTTCCCAGAGCTTGTGACGCGTTCTGATTTAGAGGTGTTTTTACCGCCAATTGGAGGCGTGACTGTTTATATCTTGGGTGATATAACTGCAATTACTGACCCCAATAAACCCCTAGCGGTACGGGTACACGATGAATGTAACGGTTCCGATGTGTTTGGCTCAGATATTTGTACGTGCCGCCCGTACTTGGTGCATGGTATCGAAGTTTGCGTCCAAACAGCCCAGGAAGGCGGTGCTGGTGTAATCATCTATTGTCGCAAAGAAGGACGCGCTTTAGGAGAAGTGACAAAATTCTTAGTTTACAATGCCCGAAAGCGACAAGAAGGAGGCGATCGCGCTGATGCCTACTTTGAACGAACAGAATGTGTGGCAGGCATACAGGATATGCGCTTCCAAGAACTGATGCCGGATGTCTTGCATTGGTTGGGTATTACTCGCATTGATCGGATGGTATCGATGAGTAACATGAAGTACAACGCCATTACGGAAGCGGGAATTGAAATTGTCGAACGCATACCAATTCCAGAGGAGTTGATACCCCAGGATGCGAGAGTAGAAATTGAAGCCAAAAAAGCAGCTGGTTATTACACTACAGGAGAGGTGTTGGATTCTAATGGTTTAGGAAGTGTGAAAGGGCGGAGTTTAACAGATTAG
- a CDS encoding URC4/urg3 family protein: MEMRTAKQIAGKMPAPQALRGEGEIIAYLRSPVAIRERCQELFEMAVAERSPHFTCNLSQLEWVADYVIEVMHEQYPDLQIPFHSRWRHFEAGGIPRLAKLDEKLAELTPTQKAAAKFDLAIISVLLDAGAGDRWQYYEQDTKLIFQRSEGLAVASFQMFFQGVFSSDRHQPLQVDAQRLQALTEQELADGFQVNLENSLLGMSGRLNLLQKLGQVILTSPQMFGEQNPRPGNLVNFLLAQVKNNQLAAQTVLSGILEGLSNIWPGRIEIAGVNLGDVWYHPAVSNDGLVPFHKLSQWLTYSLLEPLQELGVEITGLDALTGLPEYRNGGLCLDLGLINVKNPNIFSQSHSVASEIIVEWRALTVILLDYIAATVREKLGMSAQELPLVKILQGGTWAAGRKIAAQLRTGGIPPIQIESDGTVF; this comes from the coding sequence ATGGAAATGCGAACCGCCAAGCAGATCGCGGGCAAGATGCCCGCCCCACAAGCACTAAGGGGAGAAGGGGAGATTATAGCTTATTTACGATCGCCTGTTGCTATTCGGGAACGTTGCCAAGAATTGTTTGAGATGGCAGTGGCAGAGCGTTCGCCTCATTTTACTTGCAATCTGTCCCAGTTGGAGTGGGTGGCAGACTATGTAATTGAGGTGATGCACGAACAATACCCAGATTTGCAAATCCCTTTTCACAGTCGTTGGCGACATTTTGAGGCAGGGGGTATACCGCGTTTAGCGAAGTTGGATGAGAAGTTAGCGGAACTAACGCCAACCCAAAAAGCTGCTGCCAAGTTTGATTTGGCAATAATTAGCGTTTTATTGGATGCTGGTGCTGGCGATCGCTGGCAATATTACGAACAGGATACGAAACTAATTTTTCAACGTTCCGAAGGCTTGGCAGTAGCTAGTTTCCAGATGTTTTTTCAAGGGGTTTTTTCGAGCGATCGGCATCAGCCCCTGCAAGTAGATGCTCAAAGATTGCAAGCACTAACTGAACAAGAATTGGCAGATGGTTTTCAGGTAAATTTAGAAAATTCATTGCTGGGAATGTCCGGGCGATTAAATTTATTACAAAAATTAGGTCAAGTTATACTTACTTCACCTCAGATGTTTGGGGAACAAAATCCTCGTCCGGGCAATTTGGTAAATTTCCTTTTGGCACAAGTGAAAAACAACCAACTAGCAGCCCAAACTGTCTTAAGTGGTATTCTGGAAGGACTAAGTAACATTTGGCCAGGACGCATCGAAATTGCTGGAGTAAACTTGGGAGATGTCTGGTATCATCCAGCAGTTAGCAATGATGGCTTGGTACCATTTCACAAACTATCTCAATGGCTTACCTACTCTCTGCTAGAACCGCTACAAGAGCTAGGTGTAGAAATTACGGGATTAGATGCCTTAACTGGATTGCCAGAATACCGCAACGGTGGATTATGCCTCGACTTGGGACTAATCAACGTCAAAAATCCCAATATTTTTTCCCAATCTCATTCAGTGGCATCGGAAATAATAGTTGAGTGGCGTGCTTTGACCGTAATTCTCTTAGATTACATCGCCGCCACAGTGCGAGAAAAATTGGGCATGAGTGCGCAAGAATTACCGCTCGTAAAAATTCTCCAAGGCGGAACTTGGGCAGCAGGGCGAAAAATTGCTGCTCAACTCCGAACAGGTGGCATCCCGCCAATACAAATAGAAAGCGATGGAACGGTATTTTAG
- a CDS encoding pentapeptide repeat-containing protein has translation MDVDFSRVNLQECLLQVAYLVNASFSYANLEGTGFSASLINCNLSNTNLREASFRYADLTGTNLTGADLRETKLIGCNLRDANLLVLEPRKGLFSATLLCHMEELKPTLPKFLMPRSCSSVMLMGKEISEILSCIELT, from the coding sequence ATGGACGTTGATTTCAGCAGAGTCAATTTGCAGGAGTGTTTGCTCCAAGTCGCCTATCTGGTTAATGCCAGCTTTAGTTATGCCAACTTGGAAGGAACTGGTTTCAGTGCTTCTCTAATTAATTGTAACTTGAGTAACACCAATCTCCGGGAGGCCAGTTTTAGGTATGCTGATTTGACTGGTACTAACCTTACTGGTGCTGATTTGAGGGAAACTAAATTGATTGGTTGTAACTTGAGGGATGCCAATTTACTGGTATTAGAACCACGGAAGGGACTATTTTCTGCGACACTATTATGCCACATGGAAGAATTGAAACCAACTCTCCCAAAGTTCTTGATGCCCAGGAGTTGCTCAAGCGTTATGCTGATGGGGAAAGAGATTTCCGAGATATTATCTTGCATCGAGTTGACTTGA
- the upp gene encoding uracil phosphoribosyltransferase has translation MGNQVILIEHPLIQHKLTLMRKAETSTVKFRVLLKEIGMLLGYEVTRDLPLKHEKIQTPLASMNAPILAPEKKLVIVSIQRAGQGILDGMLELMPSARVGHIGLYRDPKTLIPIEYYFKVPHDIEKRDVLVVDPMLATGNSAVAAVERVKSTNPLSIKFVCLLAAPEGIEHFTQVHPDVPIYTAAIDEKLDEHGYILPGMGDAGDRLFGTR, from the coding sequence ATGGGAAATCAAGTAATACTCATTGAGCATCCATTGATTCAGCACAAACTCACGCTGATGCGTAAAGCCGAAACTAGTACGGTGAAATTTCGTGTCCTCCTGAAAGAAATTGGTATGTTGCTGGGGTATGAGGTAACGCGAGATTTACCACTAAAACATGAAAAAATTCAAACACCGCTAGCCTCGATGAATGCTCCTATCCTTGCTCCAGAAAAAAAATTAGTCATAGTTTCTATTCAAAGGGCGGGGCAGGGAATTTTGGATGGGATGCTAGAGTTGATGCCATCAGCACGAGTAGGACATATTGGCTTATATCGCGATCCCAAAACTTTGATTCCTATAGAGTATTATTTCAAAGTTCCCCATGACATAGAAAAGCGAGATGTGCTGGTTGTTGATCCGATGTTAGCAACCGGGAACTCGGCTGTTGCAGCAGTAGAAAGAGTCAAATCAACAAATCCTCTGTCAATTAAGTTTGTTTGTTTGCTTGCCGCACCAGAAGGCATTGAACATTTCACTCAGGTTCACCCAGATGTGCCTATTTACACAGCAGCTATTGATGAAAAATTAGATGAACACGGCTATATTCTTCCTGGAATGGGAGATGCTGGAGATAGATTATTTGGAACTAGGTAA
- a CDS encoding addiction module protein, with protein sequence MHPLLKVDISQLTVAERIQLAEDLWDSILAIPEAIPVSQTQKRELDRRLELFRQNPTQGSSWQEIKQKLGFFK encoded by the coding sequence ATGCATCCCTTATTAAAGGTTGACATTTCTCAATTAACTGTGGCCGAGCGAATACAACTGGCAGAAGATTTGTGGGATAGCATCCTCGCAATACCAGAGGCGATTCCAGTAAGTCAAACACAAAAACGAGAATTGGACAGACGTTTGGAACTCTTCCGTCAAAACCCAACTCAGGGTTCAAGCTGGCAAGAAATTAAGCAAAAACTGGGCTTTTTTAAATGA
- a CDS encoding type II toxin-antitoxin system RelE/ParE family toxin produces the protein MNYKLLIRPEAELDIEEAYEWYEEGNPGLGYEFIRAVDTCLASVGRNPLPYPVVNQEVRRALIRRFPYGVFYFLEEDKIVVIACFHIKRDPQQWQNQSD, from the coding sequence ATGAATTATAAATTACTGATTCGCCCAGAAGCGGAGTTAGATATCGAAGAAGCTTATGAGTGGTACGAAGAAGGCAATCCTGGCTTAGGTTATGAATTTATACGTGCTGTTGATACCTGTCTAGCCTCAGTTGGACGCAATCCTTTGCCGTATCCTGTAGTAAATCAGGAGGTGCGACGAGCTTTGATTCGTCGATTTCCTTACGGAGTTTTTTACTTTCTCGAAGAGGATAAAATTGTAGTTATTGCCTGTTTCCACATTAAACGCGATCCCCAACAATGGCAAAATCAAAGTGATTGA
- a CDS encoding type II toxin-antitoxin system Phd/YefM family antitoxin, which yields MYNIELTETQAEIAELLNRVLSGEEVIISNAGTPVARIVPIAEQSLPRIAGLDKGKVVISPDFDTPLPDDILNDFLSPADVKE from the coding sequence ATGTATAACATTGAGCTTACGGAAACACAGGCTGAAATTGCAGAATTACTCAATCGAGTTTTGTCAGGAGAGGAAGTAATTATTTCAAACGCTGGGACTCCAGTTGCGCGTATAGTACCAATCGCAGAACAGTCTTTACCCCGAATAGCAGGGTTGGATAAAGGCAAAGTTGTAATTTCTCCTGATTTTGACACACCTTTACCAGATGACATTCTGAACGATTTTCTCAGCCCAGCAGATGTTAAAGAATGA
- a CDS encoding prephenate/arogenate dehydrogenase translates to MKIGILGLGLIGGSLGLDLRSHGHYVLGVSRRESTCTKAIALGSVDEASVDTNLLVTAEVVFICTPIGLIIPTVEQLIAYLPSNVIITDVGSVKTPIVQAISSLWENFVGGHPMAGTAESGIEAAQQHLFVDRPYVLTPTTVTPKTAVTVVEQIVRQLRATIYHCVPEDHDKAVSWISHLPVMVSASLIAACMSETDSKVLQLAQKLASSGFRDTSRVGGGNPELGVMMAQYNRQELLKSLREYRHNLDELISLIEQENWKLLEEKLQSTQQARIAFVDD, encoded by the coding sequence ATGAAAATTGGTATTTTAGGACTCGGACTAATTGGCGGCTCTTTAGGTTTAGATTTGCGATCGCACGGACATTATGTCTTGGGAGTCAGTCGCCGGGAATCAACCTGTACTAAAGCGATCGCTCTAGGCAGTGTAGATGAGGCATCAGTAGACACGAACCTATTAGTTACCGCAGAAGTAGTATTCATTTGTACACCAATTGGACTTATTATTCCCACAGTCGAACAGCTAATTGCTTATCTACCTTCTAATGTAATCATTACTGATGTTGGTTCAGTGAAAACACCGATAGTACAAGCAATTTCTTCATTATGGGAAAATTTCGTCGGCGGGCATCCTATGGCAGGCACAGCAGAAAGTGGTATTGAAGCGGCACAGCAGCATTTATTTGTAGATAGACCTTATGTATTAACACCAACAACTGTAACTCCAAAGACAGCAGTCACGGTTGTAGAACAAATTGTCCGACAGCTACGAGCAACTATTTACCATTGTGTTCCAGAAGACCATGATAAAGCAGTGAGTTGGATTTCTCATTTACCTGTGATGGTGAGTGCCTCTTTAATAGCTGCTTGTATGAGTGAAACTGACTCGAAAGTATTGCAATTAGCTCAGAAACTTGCCAGTTCCGGGTTTCGAGATACCAGTCGTGTTGGGGGTGGAAATCCAGAGTTAGGAGTGATGATGGCGCAGTATAATCGGCAGGAATTGCTGAAGTCTTTACGAGAATATCGCCATAATCTTGATGAGTTAATTAGCTTAATTGAACAGGAAAATTGGAAACTTTTGGAGGAAAAATTGCAATCAACTCAACAAGCAAGAATTGCATTTGTTGATGATTAA
- a CDS encoding pentapeptide repeat-containing protein, whose protein sequence is MTVEELLAKYEAGMRDFNSINLSEANLRGVKLSEANFSHANFSIVNMSGANLGGSNLSHAQLNVARLRGAHLTQANLNHASLNVANLIRADLSRAQLQSASLIRAELIRADLSRADLMQANLSKADLRGAALRHAVMKQANLNEANLKDAFLTGANLEGANLSNTDLSKAELSGANFRDAEMRQAILSHADLTGANLSGTNLRWADLSGANLRWADLSGAKLSGANLIGADLSNANLTNTSLVHADLTQAKLIKVEWIGADLSGATLTGSKLYATSRFGLKTEGIICEWVDLSPGGDRSIIQNFNAEETRDFFNETLPTIRIIVDKPLDPEANFAIAGAYYQIAQQYQQWQQPPSMEIGRRRTVFTFRVDSDVNLFSTAYLAILPFQDAEITQDNIHQILARIHGEDTPVTTAANHQKLQQLTALIETARANAKTIKQLKNIWQITAKLNFFQAPTQTILTNSSAQSLIIHYHHNFGKKFIESSDVNTSIYDETAQEIANQSLLSTSLVIDFIKGFH, encoded by the coding sequence ATGACTGTAGAGGAATTACTGGCCAAATATGAAGCGGGAATGAGAGACTTTAATAGTATTAACCTCTCAGAAGCTAACCTCAGAGGTGTAAAACTCAGCGAGGCTAATTTTAGTCATGCTAATTTTAGTATCGTAAACATGAGTGGTGCAAATCTTGGTGGCTCCAATTTAAGCCATGCCCAACTAAATGTGGCAAGACTGCGTGGTGCTCATCTTACCCAAGCTAATCTTAATCACGCCAGTCTCAACGTAGCCAATTTAATTCGGGCAGATCTAAGTCGCGCTCAACTTCAGTCAGCCTCGTTAATTCGTGCTGAGTTAATACGTGCCGATCTCAGTCGTGCCGATCTCATGCAAGCAAATCTCAGTAAAGCCGATTTGCGAGGTGCTGCACTTCGGCACGCTGTAATGAAACAGGCTAATTTAAACGAGGCTAATTTGAAAGATGCTTTCCTGACAGGAGCCAATTTAGAAGGAGCCAACTTAAGCAACACTGATTTAAGTAAAGCCGAGCTTAGTGGTGCCAATTTTCGAGATGCGGAAATGAGACAAGCAATTCTTAGCCATGCCGACTTGACTGGTGCGAATTTAAGTGGTACAAATCTTCGCTGGGCAGATTTAAGTGGGGCTAATCTACGTTGGGCAGATTTAAGTGGAGCTAAATTAAGTGGTGCAAATTTAATTGGGGCAGATTTAAGTAATGCCAATTTAACAAATACGAGTTTGGTTCATGCCGATTTAACTCAGGCTAAATTAATTAAGGTGGAGTGGATAGGTGCAGACTTATCAGGAGCAACTCTGACAGGCTCCAAACTTTATGCCACCTCCAGATTTGGTTTAAAAACCGAAGGTATAATTTGTGAATGGGTAGACCTTAGCCCCGGAGGCGATCGCTCGATCATCCAAAATTTCAATGCCGAAGAAACACGTGACTTTTTTAACGAAACCCTACCCACAATTCGGATTATTGTCGATAAACCTTTAGATCCAGAAGCTAATTTTGCGATCGCTGGTGCTTATTACCAAATTGCTCAACAATATCAGCAATGGCAGCAACCCCCTAGTATGGAAATTGGACGTCGCCGTACAGTTTTTACTTTCCGCGTAGATAGCGATGTCAATTTATTTTCCACTGCTTATTTAGCTATTCTTCCCTTTCAAGACGCTGAAATTACTCAAGACAATATTCATCAAATCTTAGCAAGAATACATGGTGAAGATACGCCTGTTACAACTGCGGCAAATCATCAAAAATTGCAGCAATTGACAGCACTAATTGAAACAGCAAGGGCAAATGCTAAGACTATTAAACAACTCAAAAATATCTGGCAAATTACAGCTAAACTGAACTTTTTCCAAGCACCAACTCAGACAATTTTAACTAATTCTAGTGCTCAAAGCCTGATTATACATTACCACCATAATTTTGGTAAAAAATTTATTGAAAGTTCTGATGTCAATACTTCTATTTATGACGAAACTGCTCAAGAAATAGCTAATCAAAGTCTACTTTCTACAAGTTTAGTTATTGATTTTATCAAGGGATTCCATTAG
- a CDS encoding MFS transporter yields the protein MSGFALAVWAWEETGQATTLTLWGFFDLLPRIIITPFAGVIVDRFHRKYLMMVGDTVAVLTTIALLWLFVTNNLQIWHLYLTAVIAGAFVQIQELAYSASISLMVQEQQYVRVSSMRALSGRIAQILAPPLAGFLYYIIGFAGLALIDIISFAVAIATLTLVFIPQPELDFPSSHLLRNFWQDLQFGWRYILRDFQMLALLIVTTLFWLSHDIGNYLYTPMILSRTNNDAQVLGTLAAAAGLGGTTGAIIMSLWGGPKRRIDGVLRGMLGAGVSKVVFGLGRVPQVWIPAQFCSSLNFPFLGSCDTAIWMSQVEPSMQGRVFATQSLMFQIVGAVATLIAGPLADRIFEPLMMSQSRIANVLSHVVGSAPGAGIAILYIISSVGLIAIGLAGYVLPGLQAVLVRSNTKK from the coding sequence ATGAGTGGGTTTGCCCTTGCCGTCTGGGCATGGGAAGAAACAGGACAAGCAACCACCCTCACCCTCTGGGGCTTTTTCGACTTGTTGCCTCGTATTATTATCACCCCCTTCGCAGGCGTGATTGTTGATCGCTTTCACCGCAAATACCTAATGATGGTTGGCGATACTGTTGCCGTGCTGACAACCATTGCCCTGCTCTGGCTCTTCGTCACTAATAACTTACAAATTTGGCACTTATACTTGACAGCAGTAATTGCTGGAGCCTTTGTCCAAATCCAAGAACTTGCCTACTCAGCGTCAATTTCGCTGATGGTACAAGAGCAGCAATATGTGCGGGTAAGCAGCATGAGAGCCTTATCAGGACGCATCGCTCAAATTTTAGCTCCCCCATTAGCAGGCTTTCTCTACTACATCATTGGGTTTGCCGGACTAGCCCTGATTGACATTATCTCTTTTGCCGTAGCGATCGCCACCTTGACATTGGTCTTCATTCCCCAACCAGAACTGGATTTTCCATCTTCTCATCTTCTAAGGAACTTCTGGCAAGATTTGCAATTTGGCTGGCGCTATATCCTTAGGGATTTTCAGATGCTAGCATTGCTGATCGTCACGACCTTATTTTGGTTGTCCCACGATATTGGTAATTACTTATATACACCGATGATTTTGTCTCGCACCAACAATGATGCTCAGGTACTGGGTACGCTGGCAGCAGCTGCCGGATTAGGTGGAACGACCGGAGCTATTATTATGAGTTTATGGGGTGGCCCTAAACGGCGAATTGATGGAGTTTTGCGCGGTATGCTCGGAGCAGGAGTTAGCAAAGTTGTATTTGGACTGGGGCGAGTTCCCCAGGTTTGGATTCCGGCTCAGTTTTGCTCCTCCCTTAACTTTCCATTTTTGGGTAGTTGTGATACCGCAATCTGGATGAGTCAAGTAGAACCGAGTATGCAAGGGCGAGTATTTGCCACCCAATCACTAATGTTCCAGATTGTAGGCGCAGTTGCCACCCTCATTGCCGGGCCTCTCGCTGATCGCATTTTTGAACCCTTAATGATGTCTCAAAGCAGGATAGCAAATGTCTTGAGCCACGTTGTTGGTAGCGCTCCAGGCGCAGGGATCGCTATCCTCTACATCATCAGTTCAGTTGGCTTGATTGCGATTGGTTTAGCTGGCTATGTGCTTCCCGGTTTGCAAGCGGTTCTTGTAAGGAGCAACACTAAAAAATGA
- a CDS encoding DUF1636 family protein: protein MSKHVLFVCQSCHHSSQERAENQLADGTLLLNQLNTLYAEQFPANELEIQPVGCLGTCDRPCAVAFSALHKPTFLFTNLPLTESTVALLQFGEVYLANKTGDISGKYFPQMLRSASIAKIPPVE from the coding sequence ATGTCCAAACACGTTTTATTCGTCTGTCAATCCTGCCACCATTCATCCCAAGAACGAGCAGAAAATCAGCTTGCCGATGGTACTCTTTTACTTAATCAACTAAACACTTTATACGCCGAACAATTCCCAGCCAATGAACTTGAAATTCAACCTGTTGGTTGCTTGGGAACGTGCGATCGCCCTTGTGCCGTCGCGTTCTCTGCACTTCACAAACCCACCTTCTTATTTACTAACCTCCCGCTTACCGAAAGCACCGTAGCCCTGCTCCAGTTTGGCGAAGTCTATTTGGCTAACAAGACTGGCGATATATCGGGGAAATATTTTCCTCAAATGCTGCGATCGGCAAGCATTGCCAAGATTCCACCCGTCGAATAA
- a CDS encoding iron-siderophore ABC transporter substrate-binding protein — MKKFLKKIYAQFMWLTLSILMVIAIAACSNTFVDKSENLALIKLASCRVIQHSVGKTCIPHHPKRLATLSQFTLANAIVLGVKPIGSASALNYEQDDFPAYLKDRAEGIELLGEQSNPNLEKIVRLKPDLILGWEPLRKIYPLLSQISPTALDKWRGPQFWREHFNFVAEALGKEEAAKKAWSHYYQRIEQLKIALGNRYKDKTISIISVNDGRGIVVDTKNSFAGSVIDDIGLQRSKSQNIITPRGRFSISEEKLGEIDGDILFISIFDSRGRKIFEKLQEKPLWQTLKAVQQKNVYLVEQLTWGGANLLAADAVIDDLFKYLINTP; from the coding sequence ATGAAAAAGTTTCTTAAAAAGATTTATGCTCAATTTATGTGGTTAACATTATCAATATTAATGGTTATTGCAATTGCAGCTTGCAGTAATACTTTTGTTGATAAAAGTGAAAACCTAGCTTTAATAAAATTAGCATCATGCCGAGTGATTCAGCATTCAGTAGGTAAAACCTGTATTCCTCATCACCCCAAACGTCTCGCCACCCTTTCTCAGTTTACTTTGGCTAATGCAATTGTCCTTGGTGTGAAACCAATTGGTAGTGCTTCAGCATTAAATTACGAACAAGATGATTTTCCTGCTTATTTAAAAGATCGAGCAGAAGGAATCGAGCTATTAGGCGAGCAAAGCAATCCTAATTTAGAAAAAATAGTGCGACTTAAGCCTGATTTAATTCTAGGTTGGGAACCTCTTCGCAAAATTTATCCTCTTTTGTCTCAAATTTCTCCTACAGCACTAGATAAGTGGCGAGGCCCGCAATTTTGGCGAGAACATTTTAATTTTGTAGCTGAGGCATTAGGAAAAGAAGAGGCGGCAAAGAAAGCTTGGAGTCATTATTACCAGCGCATCGAACAATTGAAAATAGCCTTGGGTAATCGATATAAGGATAAGACAATATCTATTATTTCTGTTAATGATGGACGGGGCATTGTAGTTGACACAAAAAATTCATTTGCTGGTTCTGTTATTGATGATATTGGATTACAACGCTCTAAATCACAAAACATTATTACACCACGAGGTCGATTTAGTATTTCCGAGGAAAAACTAGGAGAAATAGATGGTGATATTTTATTCATTTCAATTTTTGACAGTCGTGGCAGAAAAATTTTTGAAAAACTGCAAGAAAAACCACTTTGGCAAACACTCAAAGCCGTTCAGCAAAAGAACGTATACCTTGTTGAACAGCTAACTTGGGGTGGGGCAAATTTACTTGCTGCCGATGCTGTAATTGATGACTTATTCAAATACTTAATCAACACACCATAA